The following is a genomic window from Burkholderia oklahomensis C6786.
GCTCGCTGACGAATATTTCGGCGCGAGCTACGGCCCGGTCGAGCGCGCGGCGCTCGTGCTGCGCCTGCACGGCTCGCCCGTCTATTTTCGTCGCAAGGGGCGCGGCCAGTATCAGCGCGCGCCCGAAGAGCAGCTGAAGATGGCGCTCGCCGCGCTGGAGCGCAAGCGCCAGCAGGCGCTCGTGCAGGCCGGCTACGAAGACGAGCTGAAGGCGGGCAAGCTGCCCGACGCGTTCGCCGGCAAGGCGCTCAACCTCCTGACGAAGCCGGACAAGAACTCGATCGAATACAAGGCGCTCGACGCGGCGGCGCTCGCGCGCGGCGTGTCGCCCGCGCGGCTGATGCTCGACTGCGGCGGCATTCCGTCCGCGCGCGCGCTGCACGAAGCGCGCTTTCTCGCCGAGTACTTTCCGCACGGCACGGGCTTTCCGTCCATCACGGTCGGCAAGCTGCCCGACGACCTGCCGCGTGCGGACGTCGGCGCGTTCTCGATCGACGACATCACGACGACCGAGATCGACGATGCGTTCTCGGTCGAGCATCTGACCGACGGGCGCGTGCGGATCGGCGTGCACATCGCGGCGCCCGCGCTCGGCGTCGTGCGCGGCGACGCGGTCGACGCGGTCGCGCGCGCGCGGCTGTCGACCGTCTACATGCCGGGCGACAAGATCACGATGCTGCCGGACGACGTCGTCGACGTTTTCACGCTGAAGGAGGGCGGCTACCGCCCGGCGCTGTCGCTGTACATCATCGTGAAGCGCGACACGCAGGAGATCGTCGCGAACGAGACGCGCGCCGAATACGTCTACGTGAAGAGCAACCTGCGCCACAACACGCTCGACGAGCTCGTCACCGAGGATGCGCTCGCGGCCGGCACGGGCGACTACCCGCACAAGGACGATATCGCGGTGCTCTGGCCGCTCGCGCAGGCGCTCTTCGAGAAGCGCCAGGTCGCGCGCGCGGGCTACGGGCTCAGGCGCGAAGTGCAGCGCAATACCGATTACAACTTCTACGTCGAAGGCGAGCGCGTGACGATCACGCCGCGCCGGCGCGGTTCGCCGCTCGATCTGATCGTGTCCGAGCTCGCGATCCTCGCGAACTCGACGTGGGGCGCGTTCCTGCACGACCACAGCGTGCCGGGCATCTATCGCACGCAGCGTGCGTTCGGCATGCCGAGCGGGCCGAAGCGCACGCGGATGCAGACGAGCGCCGCGCCGCACGAAGGGCTCGGCGTGCCGCAGTATGCGTGGAGCACGTCGCCGCTGCGCCGCTACGTCGACCTCGTCAATCAATGGCAACTGCTCGCGTGCGTGCAGCACGGCGTGACCGCGAAGCTCGCCGCGCCGTTCAAGCAGAAGGACGCGGATCTGTACGCGGTCGTGCAGGGCTTCGACGATACGTATGCCGCATACGCCGATCATCAGCGCCGGATGGAGTATTTCTGGTGCTTGCGCTGGATCAAGCAGGAAGGCCGCAAGCAGGTGAGCGCGACCGTCGTGAAGGGTGAACTCGTGCGTCTCGACGAAGTGCCGCTGCTGCTGCACGTGCCCGCGCTCGGCGTTCACGCGCGCGGCACGCGCGTGCTGCTCGATGTGATGTCGGTCGACGAACTGACGATCGAGGCATCGGTGCGGCTCCTCAGCGTGCTCGACGCGCCGACGGTGTCGGGCGGCGAGCCGGCCGAGGACGAAGAGGAGGCCGAAGCGGCCGACGACGTGCTGCTCGACGCCGCCGCCGAATCGGCCGAAAGCGAAGCGGAAGCGCTCGCCGAGGCTGGCGGCGCGGCGGGCGGCGAGGGCGACGCGTCCGCAAACGGCGAGGAGCAGCCGAAATGAGCACGACCGTCGAGCCCGCTGCGAACGCGCGCGATCGCTACGCGGTGATCGGCAATCCGATCGCGCACAGCAAGTCGCCGTTCATTCACACGCGCTTTGCCGAACAGACGGGCGAGGCGATTGCGTACACGCATCTGCTCGCGCCGCTCGACGGCTTCGCGGCCGCGGTGCGCGAATTCGCCTCGCAGGGCGGCCGCGGCGTGAACGTCACCGTGCCGTTCAAGCTCGAAGCCTATGCGCTCGCCGACACGCTGTCGCCGCGCGCGGCGGCGGCGGGCGCGGTGAACACGCTGCGCTTCGACGAGAGCGGCATCTTCGGCGACAACACCGACGGCGTCGGTCTCGTGCGCGACATCGAAACGAATCTCGGCGTGAGCCTGACGGGCGCGCGGATCCTGCTGCTCGGCGCGGGCGGCGCGGCGCGCGGCGTCGTGTTGCCGATGCTCGAGCGCGCGCCCGCGTCGCTCACGATCGTCAACCGGACGGCGAGCAAGGCGGAAGAGCTCGTCGGCCAGTTCACGCAAGCCGCGCACGACGCGGGCTGCGTGCTCGCGGGCGGCGGTCCCGAGCGGATCGCGCGCGAGCCTTACGACATGATCGTCAACGCGACGGCGGGCAGCCTCGACGCGGCGCTGCCCGAATGCGACACCGCGGCGTTCGGCCCGGCGACGCTCGCGTACGACATGATGTACGGCGCGCGGCCGACCGTCTTCATGGAGCACGCGGCGGCGCTCGGCGCGCGCGCGGCGGACGGTCTCGGGATGCTCGTCGAGCAGGCGGCGGAATCGTTCTACGTATGGCGCGGCGTGCGGCCCGACAGCGCGCCCGTGCTCGCCGCGCTGCGCGCCGCGCTCGCGGCGTCGGCGGCGCACTGAGCGCGAGAGGCGCAGCGGGGTGCGGAACAGTCCCGTTTCGCGCGGCCCGGGCTTCGCGCCGGCGCGCGGCGCGACCGGTGCGCGCCGGCGCGGTCTCGCGCGCTGGCTCGCATATGCGGGCGGCGTGTTCGCCGGCGCGTGGCTCGCGACGCAGCTCTATTACTTCGCGCAGATCGCGATGTGGACGGTGGTCGATCCGGGTTCGAGCGCGTTCATGCGCGCCGACGCGTGGCGCTTGTCGGCCGCGCGGCCCGCGGTGACGATCCGGCATCAGTGGGTGCCGTACGAGCGGATCTCGCGGAACCTGAAGCGCGCGGTGATCGCATCCGAAGACGCCGATTTCGCGAACAATTCGGGCTACGAAGTGGACGCGATCCTGCAGGCGTGGGAAAAGAACCGTGCGCACGGCCGAATCGTGTCGGGCGGCTCGACGATCACGCAGCAGCTCGCGCGCAATCTGTTCCTGTCCAGTGAGAAGAGCTACATCCGCAAGGGGCAGGAGCTCATCATCACGTGGATGCTCGAAACGCTGCTCGACAAGGAGCGCATCTTCGAGATCTACCTGAACTCGGTCGAATTCGGCCGCGGCGTGTACGGTGCGGAAGCCGCCGCGCAGTACTACTTCCGGATTCCCGCGAGCCGGCTTTCCGCGTGGCAATCGGCGCGCCTCGCGGTGATGCTGCCGAATCCGAAGTATTTCGACACGCACCGCGGCTCGTCTTACCTTGCGCAGCGCGCGGGCGTGATCGCGCGACGGATGGGCGCGGCGGAATTGCCCGCGTCGCAGTGAGCGCGGACGCGCCGCAGCGCGATCGCTTGCCGGCGCGCACCCCCGTCGATCGACGGCGCTTCTTCATGCGGAAGATCAGCGCGCCTTTTGCGGCGCACCATCCCAATATCTGCGCTTCCACAAATCTTTCAAAATCGATACGTCGGGAATTCGGGTAATTACCCGATTTATTTCGATCGTCAAATTAATTTCGCCGCGCAGTGCGAATAAAGCAATAAAAAATCCGCTCCATCGTCGGTTTTGTCTCGATCGTATTGACAAAATGCCGCTCGAAAGCCCGATTCCGTATCGATTTTGGTCAAATGAAAAATCGAATTTGAAAGAATAAAGTAAACCTTATTTCTTTCAAATGTTTCGTCATTTTTCAAATCGAAACTTGTCGCGTATATTGGCCCACGCCTTGGCTTATCGGGCCGAACGAGCAAGGTGGGGGCGCCTATCCGGCCGCTCTAAAAACAACATGAGAGAAGGAAAACGACTATGCCAGCACGTAAGACGAAGCTGTTATTAGCCGCAGTATTCTCTTCGCTGCTCCTCGCAGCGTGCAATGGAGATGACGCGAATCCCGCCGCGAGCGCCGCCGCGAGCGAGAACAGTTCGAGCAGCGCCGACACCTCATCCGGCGCGGACAAACCGTATCAAGATCCCAACCGTTATTCGTCGAGCGCGAGCGCGTCGCTGTCGGCTTCCGCCGCGACCGAGAACGCCGCGATCACGCATCACCAGATCACGTTGAACGGCAAGACGATCAACTACACCGCGACCGCGGGCCACCTGACCGCGCGCAACCCGCAGACGGGCGCGGCCGAGGCGTCGTTCTTTTACGTCGCGTACACGGCGGACAACCAGCCGCTCGGCAAGCGTCCCGTCACGTTCTTCTACAACGGCGGCCCCGGCTCGTCGACGGTCTGGCTGCACCTTGGCTCGTTCGGGCCGAAGCGCCTCGTGACGGGCGATCCGAACGCGAACAGTCCGACGCCGTTCCCGTTCGTCGACAACCAGGAAACGCTCCTCGACACGACCGATCTCGTGTTCGTCGACGCGATCGGCACGGGCTTTTCGGAAGCGATCGCGCCGAACACGAACCAGACGTTCTGGGGCGTCGATCAGGACGGCGGAGCATTTCGCGATTTCGTGATCCGCTACCTGCAGGTGAATCGGCGCAACGATTCGCCGAAGTACCTGTTCGGCGAATCGTACGGCACGCCGCGCACCGACGTGCTCGCGAACCTGCTCGAGACGGCCGGCGTGAAGCTCGACGGGATCGTGCTGCAGTCGTCGATCCTCAACTACAACAGCAACTGCGACATGGCGAGCAACAATGTCGGCAATTCGAACAACGGGTCGAGCGCGATCAGTTGCGCGGGCTTCGTGCCGAGCTACGGCGCGGTCGGCGCGTACTACCGGCTCGACAATCCGAATCCGACGGACCTGCCGCAGTATGCCGACCAGATGCGCCTCCTGACGGC
Proteins encoded in this region:
- a CDS encoding ribonuclease catalytic domain-containing protein produces the protein MNVFFEESGSFKAGSVLSRQGDAFQVELPGGRRAKVRAKDVLIEFEKPAANELMQQADEAAQQIDLDFLWECAPAEEFAYATLADEYFGASYGPVERAALVLRLHGSPVYFRRKGRGQYQRAPEEQLKMALAALERKRQQALVQAGYEDELKAGKLPDAFAGKALNLLTKPDKNSIEYKALDAAALARGVSPARLMLDCGGIPSARALHEARFLAEYFPHGTGFPSITVGKLPDDLPRADVGAFSIDDITTTEIDDAFSVEHLTDGRVRIGVHIAAPALGVVRGDAVDAVARARLSTVYMPGDKITMLPDDVVDVFTLKEGGYRPALSLYIIVKRDTQEIVANETRAEYVYVKSNLRHNTLDELVTEDALAAGTGDYPHKDDIAVLWPLAQALFEKRQVARAGYGLRREVQRNTDYNFYVEGERVTITPRRRGSPLDLIVSELAILANSTWGAFLHDHSVPGIYRTQRAFGMPSGPKRTRMQTSAAPHEGLGVPQYAWSTSPLRRYVDLVNQWQLLACVQHGVTAKLAAPFKQKDADLYAVVQGFDDTYAAYADHQRRMEYFWCLRWIKQEGRKQVSATVVKGELVRLDEVPLLLHVPALGVHARGTRVLLDVMSVDELTIEASVRLLSVLDAPTVSGGEPAEDEEEAEAADDVLLDAAAESAESEAEALAEAGGAAGGEGDASANGEEQPK
- the aroE gene encoding shikimate dehydrogenase produces the protein MSTTVEPAANARDRYAVIGNPIAHSKSPFIHTRFAEQTGEAIAYTHLLAPLDGFAAAVREFASQGGRGVNVTVPFKLEAYALADTLSPRAAAAGAVNTLRFDESGIFGDNTDGVGLVRDIETNLGVSLTGARILLLGAGGAARGVVLPMLERAPASLTIVNRTASKAEELVGQFTQAAHDAGCVLAGGGPERIAREPYDMIVNATAGSLDAALPECDTAAFGPATLAYDMMYGARPTVFMEHAAALGARAADGLGMLVEQAAESFYVWRGVRPDSAPVLAALRAALAASAAH
- the mtgA gene encoding monofunctional biosynthetic peptidoglycan transglycosylase, coding for MRNSPVSRGPGFAPARGATGARRRGLARWLAYAGGVFAGAWLATQLYYFAQIAMWTVVDPGSSAFMRADAWRLSAARPAVTIRHQWVPYERISRNLKRAVIASEDADFANNSGYEVDAILQAWEKNRAHGRIVSGGSTITQQLARNLFLSSEKSYIRKGQELIITWMLETLLDKERIFEIYLNSVEFGRGVYGAEAAAQYYFRIPASRLSAWQSARLAVMLPNPKYFDTHRGSSYLAQRAGVIARRMGAAELPASQ
- a CDS encoding S10 family peptidase; this translates as MPARKTKLLLAAVFSSLLLAACNGDDANPAASAAASENSSSSADTSSGADKPYQDPNRYSSSASASLSASAATENAAITHHQITLNGKTINYTATAGHLTARNPQTGAAEASFFYVAYTADNQPLGKRPVTFFYNGGPGSSTVWLHLGSFGPKRLVTGDPNANSPTPFPFVDNQETLLDTTDLVFVDAIGTGFSEAIAPNTNQTFWGVDQDGGAFRDFVIRYLQVNRRNDSPKYLFGESYGTPRTDVLANLLETAGVKLDGIVLQSSILNYNSNCDMASNNVGNSNNGSSAISCAGFVPSYGAVGAYYRLDNPNPTDLPQYADQMRLLTAGTYSPAVNAYLASNTQPPQSLVTTMSNSTGATASLWRANFNLLPTAYDNSYQLALIPGTLIGRYDARVNVPTNSPLASGGDPSSSFITKPFTDTIGTYLPNVLKYSAKSAYAVGSNAIYTWDWSHDGLDLPDTIPDLATALTLNPSLKVLSLNGYHDIATPFYQTELDLSRLGAQPNLTIKDYQGGHMVYLDDTSRPREKADLVTFYGATPVAQ